From a single Sporosarcina oncorhynchi genomic region:
- a CDS encoding ABC transporter permease, giving the protein MFLAWNEIKKNKLRFVLITGVLMLVAYLVFFLSGLATGLKDLNRESVDKWKASGIVLTEESDKSLYQSSMFIDQLDDVQAEETAILGQLSAIAGNGEEKENVSIFGIRQDEFIMPEVTEGEAFASDNEVIADSSLKESGFKVGDELQLSSSEEKLKIVGFTDKGRFNASPVLYADLDTLQRVKYGEGAEANAERINAIVIKGDKLEGIITDDKLEVIEIETFIENLPGYTEQNLTLTFMIYFLFAISAIIVAIFLYVLTVQKISMFGVMKAQGISNLYLSKSVIAQTFVLAAIGVLIGLALTLVTGAFLPAAVPVSFDIPTMLIYGAVLIAVAIIGAVFSVLTIVRIDPLKAIGG; this is encoded by the coding sequence ATGTTTTTAGCGTGGAATGAGATTAAAAAGAACAAATTGCGTTTCGTCCTCATAACGGGCGTTTTGATGCTCGTAGCGTACCTCGTCTTCTTCCTGTCAGGCCTTGCGACGGGATTAAAAGATTTGAACCGGGAATCGGTCGATAAGTGGAAAGCATCCGGCATTGTGCTTACCGAAGAATCGGATAAGAGCTTATACCAGTCTTCGATGTTCATTGACCAGCTGGATGATGTGCAAGCAGAGGAAACCGCGATACTCGGTCAGTTGAGTGCAATCGCGGGTAACGGTGAAGAAAAAGAAAACGTCTCTATTTTTGGTATCCGACAAGACGAATTCATCATGCCGGAAGTGACAGAAGGCGAAGCGTTCGCGAGTGACAATGAAGTCATTGCGGATAGTTCGTTGAAAGAATCCGGATTTAAGGTCGGAGATGAGCTTCAATTGTCCTCGTCCGAGGAGAAGCTGAAGATCGTAGGATTTACCGATAAAGGAAGATTCAATGCTTCACCAGTTCTTTACGCAGATCTTGACACACTTCAACGTGTGAAGTACGGCGAAGGGGCAGAAGCTAATGCCGAGCGCATCAATGCGATTGTTATTAAAGGCGACAAACTGGAAGGTATCATTACCGACGATAAACTCGAAGTGATCGAGATTGAAACGTTCATCGAGAACTTGCCAGGGTATACTGAGCAGAACCTGACACTGACATTTATGATTTACTTCTTATTTGCGATTTCTGCCATCATCGTTGCGATTTTCCTGTACGTCTTGACCGTGCAAAAAATTAGTATGTTTGGCGTCATGAAAGCACAAGGAATCTCAAATCTTTACTTATCGAAATCGGTCATCGCCCAGACGTTTGTACTAGCAGCGATCGGCGTCCTAATCGGATTGGCATTAACGCTTGTGACAGGCGCATTCCTACCTGCAGCTGTACCGGTATCGTTTGACATCCCGACGATGCTGATTTACGGAGCGGTGCTGATCGCTG